One part of the Pseudomonas sp. MYb118 genome encodes these proteins:
- a CDS encoding polynucleotide adenylyltransferase PcnB, translated as MLKKLFQSFRSPKRITQHIRSTPEVLNSGQHSLQKAQFSRYAVNIVERLQSAGYQAYLVGGCVRDMLLGITPKDFDVATSATPEQVRAEFRNARIIGRRFKLVHIHFGREIIEVATFRANHPQNDEEEDSNQSSRNESGRILRDNVYGTLEEDAQRRDFTINALYYDPVSERILDYANGVHDIRNHLIRLIGDPKQRYQEDPVRMLRAVRFAAKLNFGIEKHSALPIRGLAPMLREIPSARLFEEVLKLFLSGYAADTFEMLVDLQLFDPLFPASAEALEYNPTYTHTLISEALINTDLRIKQNKPVTPAFLFAALLWPALPARVLRLQERGMPPIPAMQEAAHELIAEQCQRIAIPKRFTMPIREIWDMQERLPRRSGKRADLLLDNPRFRAGYDFLLLRESAGEQTDGLGEWWTDYQDANDSERRDMIRDLSGKEDGAPGAPRKRRRSSGAKRKRAAGAPSASGE; from the coding sequence ATGCTGAAGAAGCTGTTCCAGTCATTCCGTTCTCCCAAGCGTATTACGCAACACATCCGCAGCACGCCTGAAGTGCTTAACAGCGGTCAACATTCGCTGCAGAAGGCGCAATTCAGCCGATACGCGGTGAATATCGTCGAACGCCTGCAGAGCGCCGGTTACCAGGCTTATCTGGTCGGCGGTTGCGTGCGCGACATGCTGCTGGGCATCACGCCCAAGGATTTCGACGTCGCCACCAGCGCCACACCTGAACAGGTGCGCGCCGAATTCCGCAATGCGCGAATCATCGGTCGCCGGTTCAAGCTGGTGCACATTCACTTCGGTCGCGAAATCATCGAAGTGGCAACCTTTCGCGCCAATCACCCGCAAAACGACGAGGAAGAAGACAGCAATCAGTCTTCGCGTAATGAAAGCGGGCGCATTCTGCGCGACAACGTCTACGGCACACTGGAGGAAGACGCCCAACGTCGCGACTTCACCATCAACGCCCTGTATTACGATCCGGTCAGCGAGCGCATCCTCGATTACGCCAACGGCGTACACGACATCCGCAACCACCTGATCCGCCTCATCGGCGACCCGAAACAGCGTTACCAGGAAGACCCGGTGCGCATGCTGCGGGCCGTGCGTTTTGCCGCCAAGCTGAATTTCGGCATCGAAAAACACAGCGCCTTGCCGATCCGCGGCCTGGCACCGATGCTGCGCGAAATCCCGTCGGCGCGCCTGTTCGAAGAAGTGCTCAAGCTGTTCCTCTCCGGCTACGCTGCGGACACCTTCGAGATGCTGGTCGACCTGCAACTGTTCGATCCGCTGTTCCCGGCCAGTGCCGAAGCCCTGGAATACAACCCGACGTACACCCACACCCTGATCAGCGAAGCGCTGATCAACACCGACCTGCGCATCAAGCAGAATAAACCGGTGACCCCGGCGTTCCTGTTTGCCGCCTTGCTCTGGCCTGCCCTGCCCGCTCGCGTACTGCGCCTGCAGGAGCGTGGCATGCCGCCGATTCCGGCGATGCAGGAAGCGGCGCACGAGCTGATTGCCGAACAATGCCAGCGGATTGCGATTCCAAAACGCTTCACCATGCCGATCCGGGAAATCTGGGACATGCAGGAACGCCTGCCACGCCGCAGCGGCAAACGCGCCGACCTGCTGCTGGACAACCCGCGTTTCCGCGCCGGTTACGACTTCCTGCTGCTGCGTGAAAGCGCCGGCGAACAGACCGATGGCCTGGGCGAGTGGTGGACCGATTACCAGGACGCCAACGACAGCGAGCGTCGGGACATGATCCGCGACCTCAGCGGCAAGGAAGACGGCGCTCCGGGTGCTCCGCGCAAGCGTCGTCGCAGCAGCGGCGCCAAGCGCAAACGCGCCGCCGGTGCACCGAGCGCCTCGGGCGAGTAA
- the folK gene encoding 2-amino-4-hydroxy-6-hydroxymethyldihydropteridine diphosphokinase produces MERIYIGMGSNLADPAEQLRSALDALAQLPQTELAGVSAFYQSDSLLPGQPRYTNAVAALDSALAPLTLLDALQAIENGQGRERLERWGPRTLDLDILLFGDRLIDEPRLKVPHYHMQERAFVLYPLAELAPADLRLADGRPLADLLAACPFVGLERLPQH; encoded by the coding sequence ATGGAGCGCATCTACATCGGCATGGGCAGCAACCTGGCCGACCCTGCCGAACAATTGCGCAGCGCGCTCGATGCGCTGGCGCAGTTGCCGCAAACCGAGTTGGCCGGGGTGTCGGCGTTTTACCAGAGCGATTCGCTGCTGCCTGGCCAGCCGCGCTACACCAACGCGGTGGCGGCCCTCGACAGCGCGCTGGCGCCGCTGACGCTGCTGGATGCGCTGCAAGCGATCGAAAACGGCCAGGGCCGCGAGCGTCTCGAACGCTGGGGGCCCCGTACGCTGGACCTCGATATCCTGCTGTTTGGCGATCGACTGATCGACGAGCCCCGCCTGAAAGTGCCCCACTACCACATGCAGGAACGTGCCTTCGTCCTGTACCCGCTGGCCGAGCTGGCGCCCGCCGACCTGCGCCTGGCGGATGGCCGCCCACTGGCCGACCTGCTCGCTGCCTGCCCGTTCGTCGGGCTGGAACGCCTCCCGCAGCACTGA
- the panC gene encoding pantoate--beta-alanine ligase — MNTVKTVRELRAAVARARSEGKRIAFVPTMGNLHSGHVALITKASQRADFVVASIFVNPLQFGAGEDLDKYPRTLAADQEKLLEAGCHLLFAPTVDEMYPGGMTGQTRVSVPQLSEGLCGASRPGHFEGVATVVSKLFNMVQPDLAIFGQKDFQQLAVIRALVQDLNMPIQIIGEPTVRADDGLALSSRNGFLNEEQRAVAPVVYRTLSAIAEAIKQGERDYPALIAAQRQQLEAAGLRTDYLEIRHALTLRPATAEDRDLVILVAAFLGTTRLIDNLHLDLDAS, encoded by the coding sequence ATGAACACCGTAAAAACCGTACGTGAACTGCGCGCAGCCGTGGCTCGCGCCCGCAGCGAGGGCAAGCGCATCGCCTTCGTCCCGACCATGGGCAACCTGCACAGCGGTCACGTCGCACTGATCACCAAGGCCTCGCAACGGGCGGACTTCGTGGTGGCGAGCATTTTCGTCAACCCGTTGCAGTTCGGCGCCGGCGAAGACCTCGACAAGTACCCGCGCACCCTCGCGGCCGACCAGGAAAAACTGCTCGAAGCCGGTTGTCACCTGCTGTTCGCGCCGACCGTTGACGAAATGTACCCGGGCGGCATGACCGGCCAGACCCGCGTCAGCGTTCCGCAATTGTCCGAAGGCCTGTGCGGCGCCAGCCGTCCGGGGCATTTCGAAGGTGTGGCGACGGTGGTCAGCAAGCTGTTCAACATGGTCCAGCCGGACCTGGCGATCTTCGGCCAGAAAGACTTCCAGCAACTGGCGGTGATTCGTGCGCTGGTGCAGGACCTGAACATGCCGATCCAGATCATCGGCGAGCCGACCGTACGCGCCGACGATGGCCTGGCGCTGTCGTCGCGCAATGGTTTTCTCAATGAAGAGCAGCGCGCGGTGGCACCCGTGGTCTATCGCACGTTGTCGGCAATTGCCGAAGCCATCAAACAGGGCGAACGCGACTATCCAGCCCTGATCGCCGCGCAACGCCAGCAGCTCGAAGCCGCCGGCCTGCGCACCGACTACCTGGAAATCCGGCATGCCCTGACCCTGCGCCCGGCAACGGCAGAGGATCGCGACCTGGTGATCCTGGTGGCCGCGTTCCTCGGCACCACGCGCCTGATCGACAACCTGCACCTGGATCTCGACGCTTCCTGA
- the panD gene encoding aspartate 1-decarboxylase, whose amino-acid sequence MHAIMLKAKLHRAEVTHAVLDYEGSCAIDGEWLDLSGIREYEQIQIYNVDNGERFTTYAIRGEEGSRIISVNGAAAHKAKVGDRVIICAYAHYSEAELASFKPRMLYMAPGNELSHTSNAIPVQVA is encoded by the coding sequence ATGCACGCCATCATGCTCAAGGCCAAGCTGCATCGCGCCGAAGTCACACACGCTGTTCTCGATTACGAAGGTTCCTGCGCCATCGACGGCGAATGGCTGGACCTGTCCGGCATCCGCGAGTACGAACAGATCCAGATCTACAACGTCGACAACGGCGAGCGCTTCACCACCTATGCGATTCGTGGCGAAGAGGGTTCGCGGATCATTTCGGTCAACGGTGCCGCCGCCCACAAGGCCAAGGTCGGCGACCGTGTGATCATCTGCGCCTACGCCCACTACAGCGAGGCCGAGCTGGCCAGTTTCAAGCCGCGCATGCTCTACATGGCGCCAGGCAATGAGCTGAGCCACACCAGTAACGCCATCCCGGTCCAGGTCGCCTGA
- the pgi gene encoding glucose-6-phosphate isomerase: MAYYRTPHDVTALPAWQALNDHRQAMQDFSMREAFNADPQRFTQFTLSSCGLFLDYSKNLINAETRNLLVGLANEVDLQGAIKALFEGEIVNSSEGRPALHTALRRPVGDKLSVNGVNVMPEVHKVLNQITDLVGRIHDGLWRGYTEKPITDVVNIGIGGSFLGPELVSEALLSYAQKGVRCHYLANIDGSEFHELTMKLRAETTLFIVSSKSFNTLETLKNAQAARSWYLAQGGSEAELYRHFIAVSSNNAAAVAFGIREENIFPMWDWVGGRYSLWSAIGLPIALAIGMSNFKELLSGAYTMDQHFQSAPFEQNMPVLLALLGVWYGNFWGAQSHAILPYDHYLRNITKHLQQLDMESNGKSVRQDGTSVSTDTGPVIWGGVGCNGQHAYHQLLHQGTQLIPADFIVPIVSFNPVADHHQWLYANCLSQSQALMLGKTRAEAEAELRDKGMAEADVQKLAPHKVIPGNRPSNTLVVERISPRRLGALVAMYEHKVFVQSVVWGINAFDQWGVELGKELGKGVYNRLVGSEETAAEDASTQGLINYFRGRHRG, encoded by the coding sequence ATGGCGTACTACCGCACTCCTCACGATGTGACCGCTCTGCCCGCCTGGCAGGCGTTGAATGATCACCGCCAAGCCATGCAGGATTTCAGCATGCGCGAGGCCTTTAATGCCGACCCGCAGCGTTTTACTCAATTTACCCTCAGCAGTTGCGGCCTGTTTCTCGACTACTCGAAGAACCTGATCAACGCCGAGACGCGCAACCTGCTGGTCGGCCTGGCCAACGAAGTGGATCTGCAAGGCGCGATCAAGGCACTGTTCGAAGGCGAAATCGTCAACTCGTCCGAAGGCCGCCCGGCCCTGCACACCGCGCTGCGTCGCCCGGTCGGCGACAAACTGTCGGTCAACGGCGTCAACGTGATGCCGGAAGTTCACAAGGTACTGAACCAGATCACCGACCTCGTGGGCCGTATCCACGATGGTTTGTGGCGCGGTTACACCGAGAAGCCGATCACGGACGTGGTGAACATCGGCATCGGTGGCTCGTTCCTCGGCCCTGAGCTGGTGTCCGAAGCGCTGTTGTCCTACGCGCAAAAAGGCGTGCGCTGCCATTACCTGGCGAACATCGACGGCAGTGAGTTCCACGAACTGACCATGAAGCTGCGCGCCGAAACGACGCTGTTTATCGTGTCGTCGAAATCCTTCAACACCCTCGAAACCCTGAAGAATGCCCAGGCTGCTCGCTCCTGGTACCTGGCGCAGGGCGGTTCGGAAGCCGAGCTGTACCGGCACTTCATTGCCGTTTCCAGCAACAACGCGGCAGCGGTGGCCTTCGGTATTCGTGAAGAAAACATCTTCCCGATGTGGGATTGGGTCGGCGGGCGTTACTCGCTGTGGTCGGCCATCGGTCTGCCGATCGCCCTGGCCATCGGCATGTCGAACTTCAAGGAGCTGCTGTCCGGTGCCTACACCATGGACCAGCATTTCCAGAGCGCGCCGTTCGAACAGAACATGCCGGTGCTGCTGGCCCTGCTCGGTGTCTGGTACGGCAACTTCTGGGGTGCGCAGAGCCACGCGATCCTGCCGTACGACCACTACCTGCGTAACATCACCAAGCACTTGCAACAGCTGGACATGGAATCCAACGGCAAGAGCGTGCGCCAGGACGGCACCTCGGTGTCCACCGATACCGGCCCGGTGATCTGGGGCGGCGTCGGCTGCAACGGTCAGCACGCCTATCACCAGTTGCTGCACCAGGGCACCCAACTGATCCCGGCCGACTTCATCGTGCCGATCGTCAGCTTCAACCCGGTGGCTGACCACCACCAGTGGCTGTACGCCAACTGCCTGTCGCAAAGCCAGGCACTGATGCTCGGCAAGACCCGCGCCGAGGCCGAGGCCGAGCTGCGCGACAAGGGCATGGCCGAAGCCGACGTGCAAAAACTGGCGCCGCACAAGGTGATTCCGGGCAACCGTCCGAGCAACACCCTGGTGGTCGAACGCATCAGCCCCCGTCGTCTGGGTGCACTGGTGGCGATGTACGAACACAAGGTGTTCGTGCAAAGCGTGGTCTGGGGCATCAACGCCTTCGACCAATGGGGCGTGGAGCTGGGCAAGGAACTGGGCAAGGGCGTGTACAACCGCCTGGTCGGCAGCGAAGAAACGGCTGCCGAGGATGCGTCCACCCAGGGCCTGATCAACTACTTCCGCGGTCGTCACCGCGGCTGA
- the acs gene encoding acetate--CoA ligase → MFDISTFPKADAVRRAAQLSQDDYQRLYKESVEHPSKFWAEQATRFLQWSKPWDTVQRYNLKTGEASWFAGGQLNVSYNCIDRHLKDRGDQTAIIWEGDDPAESAQITYRKLHHHVCRLANVLKSRGVKKGDRVCIYMPMIPEAAYAMLACARIGAVHSVVFGGFSPDSVRDRILDADCRTVITADEGVRGGKYVSLKEKVDKALLSCPNVSTVIVVERTQGQVNWVEGRDIWYHQALRDVSDDCPPEPMDAEDPLFILYTSGSTGKPKGVLHTTGGYLLQAAMTFKYVLDYRDEEVFWCTADVGWVTGHSYIVYGPLANGATTLVFEGVPSYPSSSRFWQVIDKHKVNIFYTAPTALRSLMREGAGPLKETSRASLRLLGSVGEPINPEAWEWYFNAVGEQRCPIVDTWWQTETGGIMLSPLVSAQQVKPGCATQPMFGVQPVLLDEVGKEIKGPGSGVLAIKSSWPAQIRSVYGDPQRMVDTYFKPYPGYYFTGDGARRDEDGDYWITGRIDDVINVSGHRIGTAEVESALVLHDSIAEAAVVGYPHDVKGQGIYAFVTPMNGTQPSDELKKDLLAHVSSEIGSFAKPDLIQWAPALPKTRSGKIMRRILRKIACNELDSLGDTSTLADPSVVQELVDKRLNQ, encoded by the coding sequence ATGTTCGATATCAGCACGTTCCCCAAAGCCGATGCCGTCCGCCGGGCTGCACAATTGAGTCAAGACGACTACCAGCGCCTGTATAAAGAATCCGTCGAACACCCCAGCAAATTCTGGGCGGAACAGGCCACGCGCTTTCTGCAATGGAGCAAACCCTGGGACACCGTCCAGCGTTACAACCTGAAAACCGGTGAAGCCAGCTGGTTTGCCGGCGGCCAGTTGAATGTCAGCTACAACTGCATCGACCGCCACCTCAAAGACCGCGGCGACCAGACTGCCATCATCTGGGAAGGCGACGACCCCGCCGAATCCGCGCAGATCACCTATCGAAAACTCCATCACCACGTCTGCCGCCTGGCCAACGTGCTGAAAAGCCGTGGCGTGAAGAAAGGCGATCGGGTGTGCATCTACATGCCGATGATTCCCGAAGCCGCCTACGCGATGCTCGCCTGTGCGCGCATCGGTGCGGTGCATTCGGTGGTGTTTGGCGGGTTTTCTCCCGATTCGGTGCGGGACCGCATTCTCGACGCCGACTGCCGCACGGTGATCACCGCCGATGAAGGCGTGCGCGGCGGCAAATACGTGTCCCTCAAGGAGAAAGTCGACAAGGCGCTGCTGAGTTGCCCGAACGTCAGCACGGTGATCGTGGTCGAGCGCACCCAGGGCCAGGTGAACTGGGTCGAGGGCCGCGATATCTGGTATCACCAGGCCCTGCGCGACGTCAGCGACGACTGCCCGCCCGAGCCGATGGACGCCGAGGACCCGCTGTTCATCCTCTACACCTCCGGCAGCACCGGCAAACCCAAGGGCGTGTTGCACACCACCGGCGGCTACCTGCTGCAAGCGGCCATGACCTTCAAGTACGTGCTCGACTATCGCGACGAAGAAGTCTTCTGGTGCACCGCCGACGTCGGCTGGGTCACCGGCCACAGCTACATCGTCTACGGCCCGCTGGCCAACGGCGCGACCACGCTGGTCTTCGAAGGCGTGCCGAGCTACCCAAGCAGCTCACGCTTCTGGCAGGTCATCGACAAACACAAGGTGAACATCTTCTACACCGCGCCGACCGCCCTGCGTTCGCTGATGCGCGAAGGGGCGGGACCGCTGAAGGAAACCTCGCGGGCGAGCCTCAGGTTGCTCGGCAGTGTCGGTGAGCCGATCAACCCGGAAGCGTGGGAATGGTACTTCAACGCCGTCGGCGAGCAGCGCTGCCCCATCGTCGATACGTGGTGGCAGACCGAAACCGGCGGCATCATGCTCAGTCCCCTGGTCAGCGCCCAGCAGGTCAAGCCCGGTTGCGCCACACAACCGATGTTTGGCGTGCAGCCGGTGCTGCTGGACGAAGTCGGCAAGGAGATCAAGGGACCCGGCAGCGGCGTGCTGGCGATCAAGTCCAGTTGGCCGGCGCAGATCCGCAGCGTCTACGGCGACCCGCAACGCATGGTCGACACCTACTTCAAGCCCTACCCCGGTTACTACTTCACCGGCGACGGCGCCCGCCGCGACGAGGACGGCGACTACTGGATCACCGGGCGGATCGACGACGTGATCAACGTTTCCGGGCACCGCATCGGCACTGCCGAAGTGGAAAGCGCCCTGGTGCTGCACGACAGCATCGCCGAGGCCGCCGTGGTCGGTTACCCCCATGACGTCAAGGGCCAGGGCATTTATGCCTTCGTCACGCCCATGAACGGCACCCAGCCCAGCGACGAGCTGAAAAAGGACCTGCTGGCCCACGTCAGTTCGGAAATCGGCAGCTTCGCCAAACCGGACCTGATCCAGTGGGCACCGGCCCTGCCGAAGACCCGGTCGGGCAAGATCATGCGGCGGATCCTGCGCAAGATTGCCTGCAATGAGCTGGACAGCCTGGGGGATACCTCGACCCTGGCCGATCCGAGCGTGGTGCAGGAGCTGGTTGATAAGCGCCTGAACCAGTAA
- the panB gene encoding 3-methyl-2-oxobutanoate hydroxymethyltransferase, producing the protein MPAITLTTLQGLKQKGEKITMLTCYDATFAHACNEAGVEVLLVGDSLGMVLQGHDSTLPVTTAEMAYHVAAVKRGNTDALILADLPFMAYATLEQTMSNSATLMQAGAHMVKVEGALWLADSIRLLAERGIPVCAHLGLTPQAVNILGGYKVQGRSENQARQMRADAIALEQAGAAMLLLECVPSELAQEITQAVGIPVIGIGAGNGTDGQVLVLHDMLGLSITGRVPKFVKNFMHGQTSIQAALGAYVAEVKATTFPGIEHGFSA; encoded by the coding sequence ATGCCAGCCATCACCCTGACCACGCTGCAAGGTCTCAAGCAAAAAGGTGAAAAAATCACCATGCTGACCTGCTATGACGCCACTTTCGCCCACGCCTGCAATGAGGCGGGTGTCGAAGTGCTGCTGGTGGGCGACTCCCTTGGTATGGTTCTGCAAGGGCACGACAGCACCCTGCCGGTCACCACTGCCGAAATGGCTTACCACGTCGCCGCCGTGAAACGCGGTAACACTGACGCGTTGATCCTCGCCGACCTGCCTTTCATGGCCTATGCCACGCTCGAACAAACCATGAGCAACAGCGCCACGCTGATGCAGGCCGGTGCGCACATGGTCAAGGTCGAAGGCGCGCTGTGGCTGGCGGACTCGATCCGTCTGCTGGCCGAGCGCGGTATTCCGGTGTGCGCGCACCTGGGGCTGACACCACAGGCGGTGAACATTCTGGGCGGTTACAAAGTCCAGGGCCGCAGCGAAAACCAGGCACGGCAGATGCGCGCCGACGCCATCGCCCTGGAGCAGGCCGGTGCAGCCATGCTGTTGCTGGAGTGCGTACCGAGCGAACTGGCCCAGGAAATCACCCAGGCCGTGGGCATCCCGGTCATCGGTATCGGCGCCGGTAACGGCACCGACGGCCAGGTGCTGGTGCTGCACGACATGCTCGGCCTGTCGATCACCGGCCGCGTGCCGAAATTCGTGAAGAACTTCATGCACGGCCAGACCAGCATTCAGGCGGCGCTCGGCGCCTATGTCGCCGAGGTCAAGGCAACGACTTTCCCTGGCATCGAACACGGATTCTCTGCATGA
- a CDS encoding class I SAM-dependent rRNA methyltransferase has protein sequence MSSLNQALRAALDNRQELLSELHQQGTDCYRLFHGSQEGAGGLTIDRYGPQLLVQSFHQTLEHDELLQAHQIINQHLGLDTLLVYNDRSRGNSRIDREDAVYKAEDAALQDLVGHEWGLNYRVRGRHAGQDPLLFLDLRNTRGWVKEHSQGKSVLNLFAYTCGVGLSAAAGGAREVCNLDFAEGNLAVGRENGLLNPQLPTMQFIQSDYFPAIRQLAGLPISQRRGQKLPSYPRMEQRQYDLVLLDPPAWAKSAFGTVDLLRDYQSLLKPALLTTAEDGVLICCNNLAKVGMDEWREQVLRCAEKAGRPVREWSVMKPAADFPSMDQQPPLKTLILQL, from the coding sequence ATGTCTTCCTTGAACCAGGCGCTGCGCGCCGCCCTCGACAATCGCCAGGAGCTGCTGTCCGAACTGCACCAGCAGGGCACCGACTGCTATCGCCTGTTCCATGGCAGCCAGGAAGGCGCCGGCGGCCTGACCATCGACCGTTACGGCCCGCAATTGCTGGTGCAGAGCTTTCACCAGACACTGGAACACGACGAGCTGCTGCAAGCGCACCAGATCATCAATCAGCACCTGGGGCTCGACACCCTGCTGGTCTACAACGACCGTTCCCGGGGCAACTCGCGGATCGACCGCGAAGACGCCGTCTACAAAGCCGAGGACGCCGCCCTGCAAGACCTGGTCGGGCATGAATGGGGCCTGAACTACCGCGTGCGCGGCCGCCATGCCGGTCAGGACCCGCTGCTGTTTCTCGACCTGCGCAACACCCGTGGCTGGGTCAAGGAACACAGCCAGGGCAAGAGCGTGCTGAACCTGTTCGCCTACACCTGCGGCGTCGGCCTGAGCGCGGCGGCCGGTGGTGCGCGTGAGGTGTGCAACCTGGATTTCGCTGAAGGCAACCTGGCGGTCGGTCGCGAAAACGGCCTGCTCAACCCGCAATTGCCGACCATGCAATTCATCCAGTCCGATTATTTCCCGGCGATCCGCCAACTGGCCGGCCTGCCCATCAGCCAGCGTCGCGGGCAGAAACTGCCCAGCTACCCTCGCATGGAACAGCGCCAATACGACCTGGTGCTGCTCGACCCGCCCGCCTGGGCCAAGAGTGCGTTCGGCACCGTCGACCTGCTGCGCGACTACCAGAGCCTGCTCAAGCCCGCCCTGCTGACCACCGCCGAGGACGGCGTGCTGATCTGCTGCAATAACCTGGCGAAAGTCGGCATGGACGAATGGCGCGAGCAGGTCTTGCGCTGCGCCGAGAAAGCCGGGCGCCCGGTGCGTGAATGGTCAGTGATGAAGCCCGCCGCCGACTTCCCGTCGATGGACCAGCAACCACCGCTGAAAACCCTGATCCTGCAGCTGTGA